A stretch of Planococcus citri chromosome 5, ihPlaCitr1.1, whole genome shotgun sequence DNA encodes these proteins:
- the LOC135848384 gene encoding uncharacterized protein LOC135848384, protein MALDQTLESEFNIWLENLNTSVAAITNALATTPVNIEQLRNSFDEMEVDASQLEGFRPISKKTLPYDFTQALGPLASAKRLSARANRVLVKAGEISVQPNTTPVSNNIARKIPEIEITPFDGDITQFSSFMEAFQLKYGNVPITKSEKLQHLKSLLIGGPAKVIAHLKLSDHNFDLAISSLKAEYDNEKEVVSALYIKLDNLPRARNTTASISKTYYELEGLLTALMSHGQKPDEYAPLRDKVYFKYPFWLVQKICIQSKPSISEFQAEVLKYVQLRNSLEASAKAHNIVLNEDSRQHAVTAALVTSTPPNSSHYKPPTGTCKQDRPIPFCVFCKQKHYSNECTAFPTATERRNQLKDRCYRCLSKEHRQNACTKNVTCRFCKQMNRHHASLCPAQYDKKDGTPHSNKPPITETASGTSGTGDTDNKHTNEKSVNFVRTHQGAHTTALLTVINPTNQQKYNARILFDNGSNDTYISETAARRLGLKLSKFQTTPVKVFAVDQPIKIRTASTSFILSNNKEFNVEVVADTIQQVPQGVHLFEYSSFIESYPEHADKKFINPGKTEPIDILLGSDYYFDIIKPESKITVNTGLHLFNTPFGWMLVGRQASNSHQKSALFQMSPSAAIKQLCELDSLGIKEPPLSEIQQEQIALEQFYENIEFTEKRYQIRWPWKDFPPSLPDNFGLAVGRLKSLQRTLTDENFNEYNNIIETQLKAGIIEEVNERIEKSAVQVHYLPHHPIITPEKSTSLRIVYDGSAKVSKAAKSINDLIYKGSNLLANGCGIILRVRLHTIALISDIEKAFHQLMIHPTDRDFVRFLWLHDHRLPATGKNLRILRFARILFGIIASPFILNATVRYHLQKYAKIFFKVVLLILRDIYVDNVITGVPEKKEAIEFYHQAVKIFEDCSMNLRSWSTNSEEVRAAIPPEKYNSSKTVSILGVSWNPYRDVLKIQSIHVNEKCTTMRQVVSEAVMFFDPCGWFVPLLISAKLFIQKLHVEKYDWDDIISENYVNQWKQIRQELILATQTTLKRFQFEMEDISSELELHAFSDASEKAYACCIYVRKKVNDEVQTFFIMAKAKIAPIKPDYSIPQLELFAVILAVKTILYLRDTLHLQFKKQIVWCDSKCVLSWILNNKILPVFIQRRIDFINNVDNLEFRYIPTHENPADISTREITFEKLQTSRWFQGPDWLIKNSEIWPPPFLKDDTVPEPDNNEPKATVLHTTTTVSSYPFGIDPEKYSSYLKLLSITTYMTKLFADFNYVKIRKIFPTRHTLYSAQQLWIKAEQLNHYYDVFAALREKKSHKLISKLNLFIDDEAGLLRCGGRFKYAPLSPNEKAPILLPRANNSSFVKLLIHHEHELLFHAGTSYTLHSIRRRFWIPSGRRAVFNSIQNCPKCKRFIARPFDQPQRSDLPAFRLQNMITPFQNVGIDTFGPIYVNNVKRYVVIVTDLIIRAIDLELLPDMTTEEVFLALRRVFARRSTPHLILSDNAPQFKAVERAFQDIFTHEWKWKYIPEHSPWMGGAYERLIGLTKNALFKTFHNIALNESLIRTALAEIASTLNGRPLTYVSADSAENELVLAPNHFLKTHFEEENHSVTAEQLGKAEHVIKLWKQANEIGDKFWSMWKTSYLQHLRNQSLIHHFPKKVSKNQPKIGEIILIAEKNIKRNNWKMGKVVKIHQSDDNEVRSLSIKTKNGIIIRPLCEIYPLELSSESEAQNDSIPMENQFQSPDDDWDEPEISVEEIFE, encoded by the coding sequence ATGGCACTCGATCAAACACTCGAATCAGAATTCAACATTTGGTTGGAAAACCTAAACACATCGGTAGCAGCCATCACAAACGCATTAGCAACAACACCGGTAAATATTGAGCAACTTAGAAACAGTTTCGATGAGATGGAAGTAGACGCTTCACAACTCGAAGGTTTTCGTCCAATATCGAAAAAAACGCTTCCCTACGATTTTACACAAGCATTGGGTCCATTAGCTTCGGCCAAACGTTTATCCGCACGAGCAAATCGAGTTCTTGTTAAAGCTGGGGAAATTTCAGTTCAACCGAACACGACACCAGTTAGTAACAACATCgctagaaaaattccagaaattgaaattacgccATTCGATGGAGATATTACTCAGTTCAGCAGTTTCATGGAAGCATTTCAGCTCAAATATGGTAACGTTCCCATAACGAAAAGTGAGAAGTTACAACATTTGAAATCGTTATTGATTGGTGGACCGGCCAAAGTTATTGCTCACCTAAAGTTGAGTGACCATAATTTTGATCTAGCAATTTCCAGTTTAAAAGCTGAATACGATAACGAAAAAGAAGTGGTATCCGCCTTATACATCAAACTAGATAATCTTCCACGAGCACGTAACACAACGGCAAGTATTTCCAAAACATATTACGAGTTAGAAGGTTTATTGACTGCTCTTATGTCACATGGTCAAAAACCTGACGAGTATGCGCCTTTACGGGACaaagtttattttaaatatcCGTTCTGGCTAgtgcaaaaaatatgtattcaaagCAAACCATCAATTTCCGAATTCCAAGCCGAAGTTTTGAAATACGTTCAGTTACGGAACAGTTTAGAAGCTTCAGCTAAAGCACACAATATCGTTCTCAATGAAGATTCTCGTCAACATGCCGTAACTGCAGCACTCGTCACATCTACACCACCGAATTCGTCGCATTATAAACCACCAACGGGTACCTGTAAACAAGATCGACCTATTCCGTTTTGCgttttttgtaaacaaaagcATTATTCAAATGAATGTACAGCTTTCCCTACTGCAACTGAACGACGCAATCAGTTGAAAGATCGATGTTATCGTTGCCTAAGCAAAGAACACAGACAAAATGCTTGTACAAAAAACGTTACCTGTCGTTTCTGTAAACAAATGAATCGTCATCACGCATCATTGTGTCCGGCTCAGTATGATAAAAAAGATGGTACACCGCATTCAAACAAACCCCCGATAACTGAAACAGCATCCGGCACCAGCGGCACTGGCGACACTGATAATAAACACACcaacgaaaaatctgtcaactTTGTACGTACGCATCAAGGAGCTCATACTACGGCACTTTTAACTGTTATTAATCCAACCAATCAACAAAAATACAACGCTCGCATTCTATTCGATAACGGCAGCAACGATACGTACATAAGTGAAACAGCAGCTCGTCGATTGGGtttaaaattatctaaatttcAAACCACACCTGTCAAAGTTTTTGCCGTCGATCAACCGATAAAAATACGTACCGCATCAACTTCGTTCATCCTGAGCAACAATAAAGAATTCAACGTAGAAGTTGTTGCGGACACCATTCAACAAGTACCTCAAGGTGTTCATTTATTCGAATACAGCTCGTTCATCGAATCATACCCAGAACATgccgataaaaaattcattaaccCAGGTAAAACTGAACCGATTGATATTTTACTCGGAAGCGATTATTATTTCGATATTATCAAGCCTGAATCGAAGATTACGGTCAACACTGGTTTGCATCTTTTTAATACTCCATTTGGCTGGATGCTAGTTGGACGTCAAGCTAGTAATTCTCATCAGAAATCAGCACTATTTCAAATGTCTCCGTCTGCAGCTATAAAACAGCTGTGTGAATTAGATTCTCTAGGAATCAAAGAACCTCCGTTATCCGAGATTCAGCAAGAACAAATCGCTTTGGAGCAGTTTTATGAAAACATCGAGTTCACAGAGAAACGATATCAAATACGTTGGCCATGGAAAGATTTTCCCCCTTCCCTTCCTGATAACTTCGGTCTCGCAGTAGGACGATTAAAATCATTGCAACGTACGCTCacggatgaaaatttcaacgaatataATAACATCATCGAAACGCAGTTAAAAGCTGGTATCATTGAAGAGGTAAACGAACGTATCGAAAAATCAGCTGTTCAAGTACACTACTTACCGCATCACCCTATCATCACACCAGAGAAGTCTACATCGTTACGTATTGTTTATGACGGATCTGCGAAAGTTTCAAAAGCAGCAAAATCGATCAACGATCTCATTTACAAAGGCAGTAATTTATTAGCAAATGGTTGTGGAATAATATTACGTGTTCGACTTCACACTATTGCACTGATAAGCGACATCGAGAAAGCTTTCCATCAGCTGATGATTCATCCCACAGACAGAGATTTCGTTCGGTTTCTTTGGTTACACGATCATCGTTTACCTGCAACTGGAAAAAACCTACGTATTCTTCGTTTTGCCAGAATTCTATTTGGTATAATTGCTAGTCCTTTCATCTTAAACGCAACCGTACGTTATCAtcttcaaaaatatgcaaaaatatttttcaaagtggtacTACTGATTCTACGAGACATTTACGTTGATAACGTTATCACTGGTGTTCCTGAAAAGAAAGAAGCGATCGAATTCTATCATCAGgcagtaaaaattttcgaagattGTTCGATGAATTTACGTTCATGGTCGACTAATAGCGAAGAAGTACGCGCAGCAATTCCCCCTGAAAAATATAACAGTTCTAAAACAGTGTCGATTTTAGGTGTTTCCTGGAATCCATATCgagatgttttgaaaatacaaagtatACACGTCAATGAAAAATGCACCACTATGCGACAAGTAGTAAGCGAAGCAGTGATGTTTTTCGATCCTTGTGGCTGGTTTGTTCCTTTACTCATTTCGGCGAAACTTTTTATACAGAAATTGCATGTTGAAAAATACGATTGGGACGATATTATCTCCGAAAATTACGTTAATCAATGGAAACAAATTCGACAAGAATTGATTCTAGCAACGCAAACAACCCTGAAACGTTTTCAATTCGAAATGGAAGATATTTCTTCTGAACTTGAACTTCATGCATTCTCAGACGCATCTGAAAAAGCGTACGCATGCTGTATTTATGTTCGCAAGAAAGTCAACGATGAAGTTCAAACGTTTTTTATTATGGCGAAGGCGAAAATTGCGCCAATCAAACCTGATTATTCCATTCCACAGTTAGAGTTATTTGCAGTCATTTTGGCTGTGAAAACTATTTTATACTTACGTGATACATTACACTTGCAATTTAAAAAGCAAATTGTTTGGTGTGACTCAAAATGCGTTTTGAGCTGGATTTTAAACAACAAAATCTTACCTGTTTTCATTCAACGAAGAATCGATTTTATTAACAACGTCGATAATTTGGAATTTCGGTATATTCCAACTCATGAAAATCCAGCAGATATTTCTACCAGAGAAATCACTTTCGAGAAATTACAGACGTCACGATGGTTTCAAGGTCCAGATTGGCTGataaaaaacagtgaaatttggcCGCCTCCGTTTTTGAAAGATGATACTGTACCCGAACCTGATAACAACGAACCGAAAGCAACAGTTTTACATACGACAACGACAGTTTCCAGCTATCCGTTCGGTATTGATCCGGAGAAATATAGTTCATATTTGAAGCTATTAAGTATTACGACTTACATGACAAAGTTATTTGCTGATTTCAACTACGTGAAAATTCGCAAAATCTTTCCCACACGACATACTTTGTACTCAGCTCAACAATTGTGGATTAAAGCAGAACAGTTGAATCATTATTATGACGTTTTCGCCGCACTTCGAGAGAAGAAAAGTCATAAGCTCATTTCGAAACTCAATCTATTCATCGATGACGAAGCTGGGTTATTACGTTGTGGAGGAAGATTCAAGTATGCACCTCTCTCACCTAATGAAAAAGCTCCGATCTTGTTACCTCGAGCCAACAACTCATCATTTGTGAAGTTACTCATACACCACGAACATGAATTACTGTTTCACGCTGGCACAAGTTACACTTTGCATTCGATTCGCCGCAGGTTTTGGATACCTAGTGGCAGACGCGCAGTGTTTAATAGCATTCAAAACTGCCCAAAATGTAAACGATTCATCGCACGTCCATTCGATCAACCTCAGCGATCCGATTTGCCGGCATTTCGTCTCCAAAACATGATAACACCTTTCCAGAATGTGGGTATCGATACTTTTGGGCCCATTTACGTGAATAATGTGAAACGGTACGTTGTAATAGTTACAGATTTAATTATTCGCGCTATCGACCTGGAATTACTGCCAGATATGACGACTGAAGAAGTATTCCTAGCATTGCGTCGTGTGTTTGCTCGTCGTTCTACCCCCCATCTCATTTTATCTGATAACGCGCCGCAGTTCAAGGCAGTAGAACGAGCATTTCAAGATATATTTACTCATGAGTGGAAATGGAAATACATCCCGGAACACTCACCCTGGATGGGTGGCGCATACGAGCGTTTAATCGGATTGAcaaaaaatgctctttttaAAACCTTCCATAACATTGCCCTGAACGAATCGCTTATCCGAACCGCACTTGCGGAAATCGCATCAACGTTGAATGGAAGGCCACTGACGTATGTATCCGCAGATTCGGCTGAAAACGAGTTAGTTTTAGCGCCAAATCATTTCCTGAAAACTCATTTCGAAGAGGAAAATCACTCTGTCACAGCTGAGCAGCTTGGAAAAGCTGAACATGTTATCAAGCTGTGGAAACAAGCAAACGAAATTGGAGACAAATTTTGGTCAATGTGGAAAACCTCCTACCTCCAACACTTACGAAATCAATCGTTAATTCATCATTTTCCGAAAAAGGTgtccaaaaatcaaccaaaaataggcgaaatcATTCTCATCGCCGAAAAGAACATAAAACGAAACAACTGGAAAATGGGAAAAGTCGTGAAAATCCATCAGAGTGATGACAACGAAGTCCGATCACTTTCCATTAAAACGAAAAATGGAATTATCATTCGTCCGTTATGTGAGATTTATCCATTGGAATTATCTTCCGAATCCGAAGCTCAGAATGACAGTATTCCTATGGAAAATCAGTTCCAATCTCCTGATGATGATTGGGATGAGCCAGAGATTTCAGTAGAAGAAATCTTCGAATAA